The nucleotide window TAAGCCTATATGAAGTACATCCCAAGGGCTCGTCCCAACGATATTCCCTTTAATCGTCATTGTAACCCCAAGAGACATTACGATGAGCCCGGCAAAAAAACTTCCCCATTGCCATTTAAATTTTTTTGACACGACAATCCTTCTTTCTTCATTACACAATCGATACAAATTGTGCATTTGCTGCTTTTGCTAAATCTTTCGGTGAGAGCTTCATTTGCAAACCGATTTTGCCTGCGCTCACAATCATATAATCGAGCGCTTCGGCTGCTGCTTCAATCAATGTTGGAAACGGCTTTTTAATGCCAATAGGCGAACAACCACCGCGCACATAACCCGTCAATCCTAGTAATTCTTTTACCGGAATCATTTCAACCTTTTTTTCACCAACAGCCTTTGCTGCTGCCTTCAAGTTAAGCTCCGCTGCAACAGGAATAACAAATACAAAAAACTTCCCTTTGCCAGCTGTTGCAACTAACGTTTTATACACATACTCGACAGGCTGACCAATTTTGTTGGCGACGGTAACCCCATCTACTGCAGCACCTTCCTCCGTTGTATATTCAAATACATCGTGGGCAATTTTTTGTTGTTCAATAAAGCGGATGGCATTTGTTTTCGCTTGCTTCTTCGCCAAAACGTTCACTCCCATTTCTATCAGCTTTGTAATCAGTATAGCAAAAATGTCATTTCTGAAAAGTGTCGTTTACTCCCTATCGAACAATAAATTAACTCCATATAAAAAGTTGTTAAATTGCATTTAAACAATTTAACAACTTTTAGTGTTTCTCTTTAAATATTGGTTATGCGAACAAG belongs to Solibacillus sp. FSL R7-0682 and includes:
- the ybaK gene encoding Cys-tRNA(Pro) deacylase, with protein sequence MAKKQAKTNAIRFIEQQKIAHDVFEYTTEEGAAVDGVTVANKIGQPVEYVYKTLVATAGKGKFFVFVIPVAAELNLKAAAKAVGEKKVEMIPVKELLGLTGYVRGGCSPIGIKKPFPTLIEAAAEALDYMIVSAGKIGLQMKLSPKDLAKAANAQFVSIV